The Nicotiana tabacum cultivar K326 chromosome 5, ASM71507v2, whole genome shotgun sequence sequence CACTAGCCCAGGTGCAGAGTCAACCACAGTTAGGATGCAATATTTGATAAATGTGACACCCAACACATGAGTGACAAACCTCCACTGCATAGTAAGAAGTGAATGCAATGGGAAACTTCAGCAGAGGTAACTACCAAGGAGGTAATAACTTCAATTCCATGAGACAAAGACATCCAATTTTCTCATATAGCTCTTCAAGTGGTAGTCTAAATTCGTGGCAGCAGCAAAATCCTAGAGCACTAGGGCAAGGACCTCCTAGTATACAAAATAAGCAAAGGCAACAGTACCAGCCTCCACAACCTAACCATTCGAGtctagaagatctaatgaaggccttcatCAACAAATCAGATGATAAATTTGAGACCCATGGCACAGCCCTCCAGGAACAAGGCACAACCATCTGGAACTTAGAAAGATAGATGGGACAAATTGCAAACATGTTGTCTGAAAAAGGGTTCCTGGGACTCTACCCTCTGACACAGAGAAGAACCCGAAGGAAACAATTAAAGTTGTGCCTTTGAGAAGTGGCAAAACATTGGTGAATCCAGAACTAGATCCGAAGTGGTGAGCAAGGAGAGTGACACATTGGAGGAGCAGAAGAGTGAAGAACAGAAATGTGAGagtggtgggggggggggggggtacaaAAGGAGATTGAAGAAAGAAGATGCATGCCAGCTCTACCATTCCCTCAAAAGATGAAGCAGGAAAAATTAGACAAGTGCTTTGGATGGTTCTTGGAGATGCTCAAGAAACAATATATGAACATTCCCTTCATAGAGGTTCTCACTCAGATGCCTgcttatgctaaattcatgaaggaaatCTTGTCTAGCAAGAGAAAGTTAGAGGAGATAACAGTGGTCAAGCTGAATGCACACTGCAGTGCCATATTgcaaaataaaatttctcaaaagtgTGGGGACCCAGGAAGCTTCACCATACCATATTCATTGGGGAGTGAAAAGTTTgacaaggctctatgtgattctGGTATTTCTATAAATTTAATATCTTTGTATGTGTTTATAAAAGTTGAAGGTGAGCTTGGAGTGATCAAAACTATACTAGTGTTCCTACAACTGGCTAGCCAAACTACTCTTGCCTGAAAAATTCATTGAGGATATTCTAGTATGAGTTGAAAAGTTTGTGTTCCCCGTAGACATTATTGTGGTGGACATGAAAGCGAACAAGGACGTTCATCAAATTCTAGGGAGGCCTTTTCTATGTACTGGCATAGCAATACTTGATATATGCGATGTGCGACTTATTCTCGGAGTAAGTAATGAGAAAGTGGTGTTCCAGATGAAGAGAATGATGAAATACCCTAGTGAGGAGTCATCTGACTACTCGTGTTTCAAGCTTGATGTTGTTGGGAAATTGGCTGAAAAATACAAGTTTGATAATCTTGTGGGGGGGCACTCTAGAGAGGTGCATTACTTAGTCTAGATAGTGGAGAAtgaaatcccaaaataaagaaaGAGTCTGAAGATCTTGAGACTGAGGTTCAAGTGGTTGATAAGGAAAAGGAGACGTCGACTAGTGTGGAATTGAAAGTCCTCCCTACTCACTTGAAATATGCTATTCTTAAAACTAATACTTTTCCTGTGATTATTTCTACTTACTTGATAGGTGCATAGGAACAAAAGCTGGTGGAGATGCTGAGAAAGTACAAGAAGGCCATCGGCTGGACCATAGCTGATATTTAAGAAATTAGTCCAGccatttgcatgcacaaaattttACTGGAAGAGAATAGCAAGCCAGTGGTGTAACCCCAATACAACCTGAATAAAAATCTGGATGAGGTATTGCACAAAGAGATTATCAAGTTGTATATGCAGGAGTGGTTGTCCTCATCTATGATAGCCAATGGATCAATCTTGTGCAAGTGGTGCCTCAGAATGAGGTATGCCAGTGGTAAAGAATGAAGACAATGAATTGACCCCAACAAAAACAGTCACATAGCAACGAGTGCACATTAATTATAAGAGTCTGAATGATGCAATAACGAAAGACCATATCCCCCTCACTTTTATTGATCAGATGATCGAGAAAGTGGTTAGATATGATTgttactgtttcttggatgggtactcaggctaTAATCAGATACCCATTGTCCCAGAAGATGTTgagaagactactttcacttgCCCTGGAGGTATTTTTGCTTACATGAGTATGCCATTTGGGTTGTATAATGCACTACCACTTTTCATAGATGCATGATGTCTATTTCTCAGATATGAACAGGAAGTGCCTAGAGGTATTCATGGAAGATTTCACTCTGTTTGGTGATGATTTTGATGACTGTTGAAAAACTTGGAGCTTATGCTTAAACATTGTGAAGCAACTCACTTGGTTCTTAACCGGGAGATGTGTCATTTCGTAGTGAAAGAGGGAATCATTCTGGGCCACAAAGTGATTGCACATGGCATAGAAGTTTATAGAGAAAAGGTTGATGTGATTTCTAGACTTCATCCACCAACTTCTATGAAGAGCATAAGGAGCTTCTTGGGCGTGCTGGGCTCTACAGAAAGTTCATCAAAAACTTTTCCTGCATTACCAAGCCATTGACTACATTGCTAGCGAAGGATGACAAGTTTGTGTTCATTGTGAAGTTCTTGAGGGCATTcaaattgataaaagaaaagcTTGGTACTGCCCTTATTATGGTGAAACCTGATTGGAGCCAGCCTTTTAAAATAATGTGTGATTCTAGTGATGTAGCTGTGGGAGCAGCTCTGGGGCAAAGGAAAGATAAGATGTTTAGGCCCATCTACTATACAAGTAGGACATTGAATAACGCTCAAGTGAAGTATGCTACTATTAAGAAAGAGTTCTTTGTTGTGGTCTTTGATTTTGAAAAGTTTAGATCATATCTTGTAGGGAGTAAAGTAATTGTGCACACTGATCACTCAACTTTGAAATATTTGCAGAGTAAGAAGGAGTCCCAGCCGCATCTGATATAGTGAATATTGTTGCTCCAAGAGTTTGACTTTGAGATTAAGGACAGGAAGGCACTAAAAATCACATTGCAGATCATATATCTCAACTTGAGAGACCTCTAGTAGAGATAGTGGAAATAAGAGAAGGGTTCCCTGATGACCAGATTTTTTCCATTGCTGTGGTCTCTGAAAGACGGTCTTGGTATGCTGATGTAGCCAACATTTTGGACAATGGATGGTTGCCGCGTGACCGCTCTCGTGATCAAATAAGAAAActtcaaggtgaggtaaaaagttATTTTGGAAATGACCCCTTTTTGTTTAAACTCTGTGCAAATGGTGTGATTCGAAGATACGTGCCTAAAGGAGAGATGACAAGCATTTTATCTCACCGCCATGATAGGGTAGCTAAAGGACACTATTGTGGTAATTGCATTGCAGCAAAGATCATGGAAGTCGGTTTTCAATGGCctattttatacaaatatgcaTGAGCGTATGTAGTTTCATGTGATAATATGACAAGTGTCAAAGAATAGGTAACATTAGCATGAGGGATGAGATTCCTCTAAACTCAATTATGGTATGTGAAATTTTTTATGTTTGGAGCATTGATTTAATAGGGCCATTCCCTTTGCCTCATTCTTATCAGTATATCCTAGTAGCCATTGACTATGTCTCTAAATGGGCTGAAGGAATTCCTACTACGATCAATGATTCTCGAGTGGTGTGTGAGTTCTTACAGAAGAACATATTTATCCGCTTTGGGACACCTCGAGTGATTATTAGTGACAACAGATCTCATTTTGTGAACAAGGCGTTTGCTGCATTACTGTCCAAGTATGGGTCACACATAAAACAGGAATCTCGTACCATGCCTAAACTAGTAGGCAAGTTGAAGTAGCTAACCACGAGCTTAAATGAATTCTTGAAAAGGTGGTTAGCTCTTCTCGTAAGGATTGGTGTGTGAAATTGGATGAAGCTCTATGGGCGTATAGAACTGCGTTCAAAACAACCATAGGGACTTCAACATTAAATTAATGTATGGGAAATTGTGTCACCTACCTGTTGAGATATAACATAAAGCTTGAGAAATTAAGTTTCTTAATTCTTGATCTTAGACTTGCGGGTGAACACAAGTTGTTACAAATGAATAAGTTGGAGGAGTTTAGACTGGACGCATATGAAAATGAGcgaatttttaagaaaaagacaAAGAGGTGGCATGATCATCTTATTAAGCCAAATGAGTTTCATGAAGGGGCAAATTTTTGCTATACAATAGTAGACTTAGGCTGTTTCCCGAAAAATTCAAATCAAGTTGGACGGATCCGTATGTGGTGAAACATGTGTCATCATATGGCGCTATTGAGATCCAAGATGAGGAAGTGAATGAGAGTTTTAAGGTGAATAGGCACAGGTTGAAACCATACTTTGTTCAAGGATTTAACAAGCAATCATCTAGCATAGTAATCAAATGAGCCTAAGTGACGGAGTCAAGCTGACGACTATAACTCAGAACTACTTCTAACCTTTTTTTCTTGCCGTTGTAAAATAGTTTAGGTGGCTATATATTTGAACTATTAGAGCTTAGGATTTTTGATACTTTTTAGGACAGGTATGAGCATGAATTATATAAGAATCAAGTACATAAAAGTAATGAGGTGCAAACCATGGTCTAAGAAGCAAAAACAAGTCGTACTCTAGGAAAATTGGCCTAACGCGTCGCATGGGGCGCCACACCCTACACCGCGCCAGGCAAAACGTGCCCCCTCTAATAATTGAATATCTCTCTAAATAATTCCACTACCACAATGCGTGGGGTGCGCACCCCATTACACGGTAGTGTAAAAATTCGGTCAGGtatgaaaaaaaatttaaaaagaaaaaaatagaagcgCCCGACCCCTTTTTTGTCTAAAAACATTCCCTTACCCTTTTCTCCCATTCTTTTTATCTCCTCTCTAAACTCTCTCCTCTCTCACTCACAAACAAATCCCTCACTTCCTCCCtaatttcttcaagtttcaatcccTCCCATCTTCATCCCctattgaggtaagtgttcttctcttctcttttctctttctagaAGTAATTTTTGGTAGTATTTAGttagattttgttaatttttcctAACACTAGGTAGTTTTGTGTTTGATAATTTTTTAGTTATATTTAATAACTTGGTCGAAATTGTGCTTGCTTTTGTTGGGATTTTCGTGGTGATTATACTTATGGAAAGTTTGTAGTATTCAATAGTgatattgaaagaattatttgatgAAGTTAGGTTGGAGCACTTTGTGTTATTGCTAAGATGTTGTGATGTCTTGGTTGTTTTGGGTGGTGTGATTGATCGACATGTGTGATGGTTCTAGCCTATTTTGAATTGAAGTTATAAGTTGAAACTAGCGCctatgtgtttgataaaattctccAATGACATAATATGCATACTTTGTTGCAAATATGGAGGGTAATTTCTTTGTAATGACGTATTGATAGATGATGAGTGTGTGGTGGGGGTCATGTTCTTATTTTGTAAATTTGTGAAGTGTTAGGCCCGAGTTCTAATCGATTGACCACCCCATGCTAGTGTGTTACTAGTTGCTAATTGGAGTGTTTGATTCATGCTATGTACTTCTGTAGGGTTGTAGTAtaacttcttgattttcttttcttagttactAGTTTAGCTTCTTGATTTTGTACTTTAACATAGTATATTGTAATCGTTGGGTATGTTGTTGTAATGTTAGGTTGGTGGTGACTTGTGACGTGCTTTTAATGGGGTAGTCTGCGTCCCCGACATACATTGTACTAGTGAACATGCCAATGACATAAGTGTGAGGTTGTTACCCATTTTGGTCTTGCTTTTTGTTCCAAGTCTTATGGATAATTTTGTTCGTCTTGTGCAGGTACAATGTCTCGTCATCCAAGTAAGCGTGCTAACACTGGTTCCTATGGAGTTGCACCGAGTAGTAGGAGAGGAGGTAGGCGGGAAGCACCTGATTTTCCAGTGGAAGAGGACATGGAGGAAATTGATCCGGAAGATGACGTGGTCCTAGAGTGCAAGTTTGGTATTCGGGTTGTCCTTGCTCATGCTAGACACTGGTATACGACCTTTGTCACTGATGTGAACCCGGATCTTGAGTTTGGTATTGATGATGGGAAGTTGGCTCGGAAGTACTCTGTGATCTAAAAAAACATCCGGAACCTGGGCTTTGAGAGTTTGTTCGATCCCGATGATGCGGTGAACGTGAACTTAGTGAAGGAGTTTTATGCCAACTAGCAGCTTGAGGCTAGTTTGGATGCAGTGTACGGGGTATAAGTGCGAGGCAAAGTGATACCTTTTTCCTCTCAGGTGATCAACCAAATTATAGGATTTATAGAGCACTCTAGCAAGTTGTTCCAGGGGTTTATTTGTCGCCTGAACTATCTTGATATCCAGCGCTAGCTGTGTGGTGTTGACTCTCTTCACAAGGATAAAAGGAAGGGGACATTCTAGTGTCCAGCCAAGGTTCTTCTATGACTAATTAATGTCAAGATTATGCCAACCCAGAGTGATAGTGATGTCTCGAGGGTGAAGGTGTGCCTAATATATGCCTTTTGACCAAGATGAAGTTTGACCTTAGAAAATTCATGCTTGAGTACATGGATAGAGTGCGATCACTTGGGGCTCGCCGCCTATATTACCCGAGTATGATCGCTCAGCTTCTAAGGACTCACCATGTGGAGGAGGAGCCTTACTATGATCAGATGATCCCTGTGCTGTAGCCTATTAAGGTCTTTGATTTTACGTTTGTGATAGACTCTCCTACTGTTGTTGCTACTATGGACCAGAGGATGGTTCGTGTCAAGGAGACACTGCAGCTGATGTTCGCCGATATGTGCCTTCGCGCTAATATTGGGAGATTTACTTGGATGAGCTACAGCAGGATCACCCACTCTCTGATATCACTAGGCAGTGGTTGGGTATGGACAATGGAGTACAACTGCCACCTGACGAAGACGTGAACTCAATCCCCTTTGATGATGAGGAGTACTTGCGCACCTTCGAGGGTGCTGATGATGATTACACCGAAGGCCTCAGGGAGTCACATTTTTTCACTCTTGTTTCTACTATTTTGTATTGGGTACAATGCAatctcttaagtgtggggtgaagtGTTCCTATTTGCCTCTATTTGTTTTGTCGTCTTTTTGCCATTTGGCTTTGTTTGATTTCTTGCTTTATAACAATTTAGCATGTAATCGTAATTCTAAATTCTATTTGGCTGGTAATAGTTAGTAACTCATGTAGTAGTAGTTCGATTTTTCTTAACGATAGATTTTCTCGACTCTTTGCTTGAGGGATTTGATGCCGAacgagaaaaaagataaaaaaatcaaaaaaatttgaaaatccaaaCGTATgtcttttatttctattttacttTCTTAGATAGTGTAATATTtcccccttagtttttctttatGCCGTGGTTCTTTCCAAGTATTCtacttgaaccgggtgtagttagttttttttctttttgtaggaataaagaatcttgagtCATAGTGTTAATTGAAGGCAACTTTCTTGACTATGTTATGCCTTGAGAGTGGTAAGTGCCTTAGTTATGACGCCTAGACTCAATTCTTGCTTCGTGTGTAAGTGCCTTAATTTGTTTGATCTCAACTTTTCTTAACTTCTTTGACTAGAGAGTTAGGATAGATCCGGTGCTAAATGAGTTATATCCCAATGTGTGTGTAAGGTTGTTATTGATATTCTATCCATGTCAATTGCTGTCTGGAACTTGccttgtgtgtttgcaaagcgaaatagtagtcttgttcagtccAGGAAGTGATACAACCATTTCTTTGTTTAGCCAGATATATGGTTTTAACCAACCAAAATTAATGTGTATCTTAGTtagcccttttgagcctgtaatccaatttctttggcaaccatactACAAGCCTGACCctttttgtttgaattgactatctGCTTGAACCTGTTATCTCTtttgagcacttgaaattgttatgagCTTGTTAAAAGCTAAGTAGAGGTATGGCTTTAGTTTCTGAGTGAAACTGAAAAATATGGAAAAAGGTGCACTGTTTGAAAATTGTGAGAGCCACTTGTAGGGAATTGGAAAAAAGTGAATTTGcgtgaaagagagagagaaaaaacagaacttagaaagaataaaaaaagagtTTGTGTATGTATAAAAAAGGACAAAATTAATTTCCCAATAGTGGTATGTTCTCATTGTctttgtgcttaaagaaattggGAGCTGATATTATTATGTTGTgaaggttggggtttggttcaaTACAAGTGTGGGGTTTAGATCTTGAATCGTATGTATTAAACTGCTCatggaggtgtagtcactatatccaaatgtatcctacccgccccgaagcctacattacaaccaaataaagtcatGCTTGATCTTTGACTAAATGAGCTTGATTAGTAAAGTATTATACTACGAGTAAGCCTATGGTACATCTTCTGTGGCACACGAATTTtgattctgagagtgagtgaattctttctatcttgagttcctatttaTTCTTGAACTTTATTGTATATGGAACTGCTCTATATTTTTGGTGTGAGGGTACATCATTTgcaaaggaaaggtaatgtttATGGCCTCTGTGTTAAAGTGAGTAGGTTTTGAAAAATACGTGGTGCTTGTAAGTTGagtcttgaggctaggatgttaagGTATGTCGCTTAATctgctttaaatattcttggcattATGAGTTAGGGAAATTGTTTGATGAAAAGGTCATCTCTATATaaagtatagtttgatttctcgaagacgagcaatggtttaagtatgaggtgttgatggtaggcaAGACACCCGTATTTTAGCCATCTTTTACATTTTAATTACTGCACTTTacgtgtgtttgagcttaaatgatggtGGTTTTCacttattacgtgttttatgTCATACATGAAATCATTCCTAGTTAAAAAGATAATTTAGAGCTAAACCGAACAATTTGAAACTTTaaaatctgagtaaaagctcaaggaattaaAAGGGGATCATGTTCGGGAGTCTGAGTAAAAGCTGATCCTAGGAAGATGTTGTACACTAGCATTCATCTCACCTGTCATTAATCACCATTCTATCCAACCTTTTTCAGAtgatatcttcttcttctttctttcatgGCACCAAATAAGTTTGTTACCAGAGTAGCCAATATCACTCAGTCCACAATCTAACAAACACTCCATAAATGGGATGCTTCTACTTAGTTAGTGAGCTTTTCCATTGAATTTCTCTCCTGCAGACAGAATGTTATTAAAATCGCCATATATTGCCCATGGAGAGTTGATAGTTGAAGCAAAATCCCTTACGTAACCCCATAAGTCTTCTCTCCTAACAAATTTGGATTTAGCATAAATAACAGATAAAAATAGACTCTATTATTGGAATTTTGCAGATCTTACAAGTGACCATTTTGATCTTTACTTGCATATACATTGCAATTCAAATCATAACCCAAAAGATCCCTATCTTATTGCTACAATTTGCAAAACATATCTGCATTCCTAGAATGGATTTGTAAATTCaatcttgttttctttgataAAAGGCTCTTGAATAACCACCAGAGAAATTCTGTGATTCTTAATCAAGTATTTTAACACCTGATATTGCAGTTGAGGACATTAATCATTGATAGGGGACGAGTTTTTTTCCAGGTTTTGACCTCTTGTAATTTGGGAATCTCTCACTTTCTGTGATGTCCTTCCCCTGTGTAAAATTTTTGTATATGTCCCTCATTTCACATCAGTTTCCTCTACTTCCTTTTGTAATTCATTCTTGTCAGTAGTTTATCCCACAATAGTTTGTATCAATTATTATGCATGTTCATCTGAGGACTCTTTAGATGTGTTTTCTTCTTCTGAAAAAGTACTATCTTCCCATTTATCAACAATATTATCTTCTGGCTCGCTGTCGACATTTCTTTGATCTTCTGATTGTTTTAACTTGTCTTTAGTTTTGTCCTGTGTTTGAAATATTTTTCATAAGCTCATCAAAACCGTTTGTGTAATTGTAGGATTCCGAGCTACTATGTTCTGCACCTTGTGAAGGCTTGCATTTTCTTGTTATATACCTTTCCCTGATTTctttttcaatcttttacttctaGACATTTGCCAATCATATACATAAATATTAATCTTGAGCTGGTTGGGATCAGTGATAGAAAAGATATGTGCTCCTTTTGTAATTACTAGCATTATTTACTACTGAAGCACCATGAGTATTTGTATTTCCTTGCAACACACTTTGTCCCTCCTAAACATTCAGCATGGCACATATAGATAGTGAAGCCTCTTTCATCACATCCATTTATGTTCGGATTGTTTCAGATGCTTTCCCTTGTTCCTTTGTATTCTTATCACCGGTATTGGTGTTGTTAGCTCTTATATACTTCCTTTCATTCCCTTCATTATTTGTCAAAGACTTGTCAATCCCAAATATAGCTCCAGTTAGTTTATACCATCCTTTAGGTGGTTCACTTTGTCCTCTCCTCCTATTCTTGTCACGATtccggttcgccctccgtaaaccatcgtgacggcacctaatctctacgtttatgtaagcctaatttgcggaagaaaaacaaaaatttgcggaagtaaaataatttaaaacagaaataaagtagtaacaatgtttaaatgtgccgctcggttcacaccatgtttaactctcaataccaatacataaatccaagacccggaaacccacgaatcataagctaagatcaatactacatagctctaactccggaatgtctaataagaacagaaaaaaatacagaagggctaaatactaaaagcaggaatagaaagggacttctctgTCTGCAGAAGCGAcaaatgtacctcgaagtctctagagcagtcgcctgctcaaggatgataggcctgagtaacggtacctggatctgcacatgaaaaacatgcgcagaagaggcatgagtacaccacatcggtactcaataaatgtcaagcctaacctcggttgagtagtgacgaggaaggtcagggccctactaagattaaataaatataaagataacaggataagataagcagtacaattgagaatctactgtaaaaatctacacaggataataagagtacaataacggaaacagagatgaaggcaaaccacacaGAAGTAC is a genomic window containing:
- the LOC142180821 gene encoding uncharacterized protein LOC142180821 translates to MKQEKLDKCFGWFLEMLKKQYMNIPFIEVLTQMPAYAKFMKEILSSKRKLEEITVVKLNAHCSAILQNKISQKCGDPGSFTIPYSLGSEKFDKALCDSGISINLISLYVFIKVEGVVVLIYDSQWINLVQVVPQNEMIEKVVRYDCYCFLDGYSGYNQIPIVPEDVEKTTFTCPGDMNRKCLETSSTNFYEEHKELLGRAGLYRKFIKNFSCITKPLTTLLAKDDKFVFIVKFLRAFKLIKEKLGTALIMVKPDWSQPFKIMCDSSDVAVGAALGQRKDKMFRPIYYTSRTLNNAQVKYATIKKEFFVVVFDFEKFRSYLVGSKEGTKNHIADHISQLERPLVEIVEIREGFPDDQIFSIAVVSERRSWYADVANILDNGWLPRDRSRDQIRKLQGEQRSWKSVFNGLFYTNMHERPFPLPHSYQYILVAIDYVSKWAEGIPTTINDSRVVCEFLQKNIFIRFGTPRVIISDNRSHFVNKAFAALLSKLAGEHKLLQMNKLEEFRLDAYENERIFKKKTKRWHDHLIKPNEFHEGANFCYTIVDLGCFPKNSNQVGRIRTMSRHPSKRANTGSYGVAPSSRRGGRREAPDFPVEEDMEEIDPEDDVVLECKFGIRVVLAHARHWYTTFVTDVNPDLEFGIDDGKLARKYSVI